From Capra hircus breed San Clemente chromosome 1, ASM170441v1, whole genome shotgun sequence:
agaagctctatacagtcagcagaaacaagaccctgagctgactgtggctcagatcatgaactccttgttgcaaaattcaggcttaagttgaagaaagtagggaaaaccactagtccattcaggtatgccctaaatcaatTCCCTCATTAtcacacagtggaagtgacaaatagattgaagggattaggtctgatagacagagtgcctgaagaactctggaggtttgtaacattgtacaggaggcagtgatcaaaatcatccccaagaaaaagaaatgcaaaaaggcaaaatggttgaggaggacttacaaatagttgaggaaagaagagaagctaaaggcaaaggggaaaggaaagatatacccatctgcatgcagagttccaaaggatagaaagagagataagaaagccttcctaagtgatcagcgcaaagaaatagaggaaaacaatagaatgggaaattcaagaaaattaagatactcaagaaaattatagataccaagggcacatttcatgtaaacatgggcacaatcaagggcagaaatggtatggacctaaaaaagcagaagatattaagaagaggtggcaagaatacacagaagaactatacaaaaaagatcttcatgacccagataatcatgatggtgtgatcactcacctagagccagacatcctggaatgtgaagtcaagtgggccttaggaagcatcactacaaacaaagctagaggaggtgatggaattccaggagagctatttcaaatcctaaaagatgatgctgtgaaagtgctacaccaaatatgccagcaaatttggaaaactcagcagtggccacaggactggaaaaggtcagttttttttccaatccctaagaaaggcaatgccaaaaaatgttcaaactactgcacatttgcacttatctcacacactagcaaagtaatgctcaaaattctccaagctaggcttcagcagtacgtgaaccaagagcttccagatgtacaagctggatttagaaaaggcagaggaaccagagaacaaattgccaacatccgttggttcattgaaaaagcaagggaattccagaaaaacatctccttctgcttcattgcctatgccaaagcctttgactgtgtggaccacaacaaactgtggaaaattctgaaagagatgggaatacgagaccacctgacctacctcctgagaaatctgtatgcaaatcaagaagcaacagttagaaccagacatggaaaaacagactggttgggttcaatccctgggtcaggaagatcccctggggaaggaaatggcaacccattccagtattcttgcctgaacaatcccaggaatggaggagcttggtgcgctacagtccacggggtcgcagagtaggacacgactgagcgacttcactttcacttttccaaacTGTGAAAggcatatgtcaaggctgtatattgtcaccctgcttatttaacttatatccagagtacatcacgtgaaacgACAGGCTggtttgaagcacaagctggaatcaagattgctgggagaaatatcaataaactcaggtatgctgatgataccacccttatgtcagaaagcaaataggaactaaagaacttcttgatgaaagtgtaagaggagagtgaaaaagctggcttaaagctcaacattcagaaccaaggtcatggcatccagtcgcatcaacttcatggcaaatagatggggaaacaattgaaacagtgagagactttattttcttgggctccaaaatcactacagatggtgactgcagccacgaaattaaaagacacttgttccttggaagaaaagctatgaccaacctagacagcatattaaaaagcagagactttactttgcgaacaaaggtctgtgtagtcaaagctattgtttttcccgtagtcaggtatggatgtgcgagttggaccataaagaaatctgagagccaaagaattgctgcttttgaaccgtggtgttagagaagacttttgagagtcccttgtgctGAAAGAAGATTaaagcagtcaattctaaaggaaatcagtcctgaatatccactggaaggactaatgctgaaactccaatactttggccacctgatgtgaagaacttgaCCCATTAGGAAAGtccctatgctgggaaagatagaaaccAGGAGGAGTaaaagacgacagaggatgagatggttggatgacatcaccgacttgggggacatgaatttgagcaagctccaggagtttggtgatggacgggaagcctggtgtgctgcagtccagggggttgcgaagagtcagacatgactgagcaactgaactgaactgacctgacagCCTTCCCCTTTATGTCTCTCCAATGgacccacccctcccacccctcccttttTGTCCCTCCTCAAGTCCTGCTCTGTCACACCCTCTTCCCCACCTAAGCTTCAACCCAGGCTTGGGGGGAAGGGTGCCATATCTGCAGCCCTGATGAAGACAGGCTGTGTGGACTTTACACCTTTCTCCAGTTTTGCAAGAATACAGCTTTTATTTCATGTTTAACCACCAAGCAGATTTGTTACAGTGCTTTTTATTTAATGCAGTTACAAGCGACCAATTAGTTTATGATTTCCAAGTttgtgtccttaaaaaaaaaaataatagaaaaaggaTGGATAAGCTTAATGCTTAATTTGAATTTTCCTGGGAGTGATTCTTAATATttgtaacttgatttttttttttgaattggtgGCTACAAAAGCATAAAGGTCATAAAATTCCCTGGCTTCACCAACAGCTGGAAGCAGACCCTGTCTGCACAGACAGATTAAGAATGACCTTCACCACACATCAGACACATCCATCATAACCTCCATTCTACAGACAGAATAGGAGGCGCAGGTGCTTGGGTACGGCCATCTCCAGGGGCAGAGCTGTGACCTGCCCTGAGCCCCCTGCTCCCCTGCCCCAAATCCCAGAGATCCAGCAAAGTGTGGTCCTGTCGGGAGAACCCCACTAAATGCAGAAGTCTGATTCTCAGTTCTTACTACAGTTATAATGTCAGCACTTGTCAGCTTATGAGACAGATTTTCCATAGCTTAACTGCATACGCAAACATCACAGCTCATCTGTTGGAAAGGGCTCTAAATGTGACCATGCTCTTTGGTAGGTGGGACAGACTGTCAGGCCACCCAACCACATCAGGTTTCATTTGCTCCAGTGATGAGAAGATTTAATGACGGGCAACATTTTCAAAGGATGGTGGACAAAgctttgtgtttttaaatgtagcggcagcatgtggaatccacAGTGCTCCAGTCCTTTTTGGTAGTCAATTTGTTTTTTCTAGGTGAGAGGTCTCCACAGCTTGGACAGCTAACACAGCACATGCTTTGTGACTGAGAAATGACTTTCCTAAGTTATAGTTACCAAGagtccctgggtccagaaagCTAATACTACGCCTAGTAATACAGAAGGCTGGGGGCACTAAAAATGGTCCTTGGAAAGAGGTTTCAATTGTTCCCTCACAAAGCAAATCAAGCTTCCTAATTAGCTACAGCACAGAAAGCTCAGCTCCTACGGCCTTGCAAGCCCTGCCTCCGTTCCCCTGGTCAAACTTCGTCTCTGCTGCAGAAACAGCTCCGCTGCTTTCTCTTCCTTATTCATGTTCGAAGAACTCGTGGCAGGCAGTGGTAACCATGGCAACGAAAGCCATAAATTCCTGGAAGTCACATTCGCCGTCCCCATCACTGTCCAGTGTCTCCATGACTTTGTCCACAACCTCCTGCTCTTTGATTTCCTGAGAGAGATAAGACAGGTTGTCCAGCTTGCTTCTAAATGAACATTAAGGCCACAAAGACAAGATCAGAAGTTGGCTGGCTTTAATAATTTTGTATTAGAAGCAAcctaatggcttccctggtggctcgggggtaaagaatccacctgcaaatgccgaagacgtgggttcgatccctgatctaggaggatcccacatgcctcagagcaactaagcccctgcaccacaactactgagcccgtgctctagagcccaggaaccacagtgCCCACGTGCCGAGCCCACGTGCCCaagagcttgtgctccacaacgggagaagccacggcaatgagaagcccttgcttgcggcaactagagagcagccctgtGAAACAAAGaagacatggcacagccaaaaaaaaatttccagagcaaaaataataattattattattactaacttAGAAACAACCTAAGACATGAAATGCAAAATTCCAGAAAGGGTTTTTCCAGTGACCAGGAGGCTGTTGGTTGGCAGAGGTCTCTAGGGGTCTAAGCCTTCTCTTCTACTTTCCTTTAGGTGCAGTGGGATCTTGCTACTAAAAGACTGAATGGAACAGCCAGGATCTGAAAAACTGCAGgctgtttgtgtttttaaaaaaaaaaaaaaaaaaaaaacagaaaggaagagtaCAGTCTAGATTAGCCTGAGCACATTATATGCAAATGCcttgaaagcaaaaatgaacttTTGGCTCCTATAAGTTTTTCATTGTTTCTGCATGTGGAAGACCCTATGTGAAGGCTTCCAGTGGATTTTCGTGTTTTGAAAGTAGTTTCTGGCTGAAATAACTCTCGGGAACACGCCCTAAATTTATTAACTTCTTATGTCTTTTGGCACTTGAGCTGCTTTCGAGGTATCTGGGACTCTTCTTGACATTATGCCCAACATGGAGTCAAGCGAGTGGTGAAACAGAGGACAGAGACAGAACAGGAAAGACGTGCACACGAGCTGAAGAGGAGTATAATACCACCGACTCTTCCGAACACCCAGTCCTCAGGGCAGGAGCGCTTGGCCTGAAGAAGTCGAGTATAACGCACAATGGCTGCCTCAGACATACAACATGTAAAAGACTGAGGTTCCTGTGAGGGGTTGAGTGGCACCTATAAACATCTGCCCAAAGATTAATTTCAATTACAGGAAAGATTTGCCTCCAAACAGAAACTACTTCATAAAAACCAGGCCAACAATGTTCATGATACCTTGATATACTTACCatgatttacttttattttataaactgtgTTTCCCACATGCTAagctttttctctgttttaaatcAATAATTAATGACAGTAGCTCATTTGTTGAGCTGCACTTGATAAGCACTGTCTCACTGCAACAATTCTTTTCACAGAAGAATCCAGGACCTTCTGATTCTTAGGTGAGGTGGCGGGAAACAAGGTAAGTAAAAGTGTGAGCAGGCAGTTACCGCGCTGAGAACTTGGGTGCCTGGGAAAACCAGCTTCAGAATCAGACTAGGGAATGCTCCCTGAAGTCTGCAGGCCACTTCCTCTGATGGTGGTGCCATCTGTAGCCGTGGAGTGTTTGGGTGGGGAGAGCCCTGCAGACTCGGGGCATGGAGCCTGTGGCTCATCCTGCACGAAGGTCCAGCCTGCCCAGGAGGACAGCTCCCACCACCACGTGGGCTGGGCTC
This genomic window contains:
- the S100B gene encoding protein S100-B, whose protein sequence is MSELEKAMVALIDVFHQYSGREGDKHKLKKSELKELINNELSHFLEEIKEQEVVDKVMETLDSDGDGECDFQEFMAFVAMVTTACHEFFEHE